A region from the Marinobacter sp. SS13-12 genome encodes:
- the recB gene encoding exodeoxyribonuclease V subunit beta: MTGSVRKLDPLTLPLRGSQLIEASAGTGKTFTLALLYVRLVLGHRTAEEPLAEGIMPPNLLVVTFTEAATKELRDRIRARLTEAAALFAVQPDTVDTAATAKDPLVNLRNACPPADWPACRRKLLLAAEWMDEAAVSTIHGWCNRMLSEHAFDSGSLFRQTLETSQTDLLDNVVRDYWRTFVYPLPPELMSEVLDNWKTPESLRQSVRNLLPHVDALPVPERDPVAAAEHAKTRREQRLKELKAPWPAWCDELDELLVETAKRKPKPLHGGTKNSIQKAVDCLREWATTDAAEPHDFLSRSRPKGFDTLEADAFAEKWTGDDEPPHHPAMDAIAELKPALKAMPVAKPDILNHAACWIAKRLDSEKQRLASMGFDDLLTRLDEALGGPQGGRLAETIRRQFPVAMIDEFQDTDPVQYRIFDRIYRVASNDQDTSLLMIGDPKQAIYGFRGADIHTYLDARRAVSSRTYTLGTNFRSAVAMVDGVNRVFARADQSLPEGAFLFRTGEDNPLPFSPVNARGTDQQWCVRGQPQPPLTFWTLADDRPIAKEAGREAMSDACSAEIARLLNMGQASEAGFGADGKPLEQLRPEHIAILVNKRDEADAVRRALSARGIRSVYLSDRNSVLQSAQAMELLQWLQACAEPGQLSLIRAALATPTMGLAYQDLDRLLSDENALDREINRFQGYRELWQQQGVLPMLRRLLMDYEVPAKLLAGPDGERGLTDILHIAELLQQDSQQLDGEHALIHHYTEMLRQSDDEDEHRTMRLESDAGLVKVVTVHKSKGLEYPLVFLPFATEFREEKPNQAFIKYHDDEGKLRISLEPDDDTLARADRERLGEDIRKFYVALTRSRHATWVGAAGIKGWRQSGLGHLVGREASEDDTDLMPFLQTMAAGEPAIKVAPVPEPGDDVYPGEAEPELGKALEPVREAKENWWIASYSAITYGARSRIGDDFAPASEDPEQENLREEYENTGTDIAASTEALAKGPLPFNQHSFPRGAGPGTFLHDILEWCATQGFRKVADTPDDLHELLERRCKLRNWSDWAETLKTWVHTLVTTDIPLPDSGGTCSLAGLETFRPELEFWFESHQVNTRTMDKLVRQHTLNGENRPEAHETTFNGMLKGFIDLVFEYGGRYYVLDYKSNVLGEDDQAYTNDVMREKILEHRYDLQYVIYLLALHRLLKSRLPDYDYDTHVGGAVYLFLRGCDAPGAGAFTERPPRELIEQLDRLFRGQQEKAA; encoded by the coding sequence ATGACCGGAAGCGTTCGCAAACTCGACCCCCTGACACTACCACTGCGCGGCAGCCAGCTGATCGAAGCAAGCGCCGGCACCGGCAAGACCTTTACCCTGGCGCTGCTCTATGTGCGCCTGGTGCTCGGGCACCGCACTGCCGAAGAGCCCCTGGCAGAGGGCATCATGCCCCCCAACCTGCTGGTGGTCACCTTTACCGAAGCCGCCACCAAGGAACTGCGGGACCGTATCCGCGCGCGCCTGACTGAAGCCGCCGCCCTGTTTGCAGTGCAACCGGATACCGTGGATACCGCCGCAACGGCGAAAGACCCGCTGGTCAACCTACGCAATGCGTGTCCACCGGCGGACTGGCCGGCCTGTCGTCGCAAATTGCTGCTGGCCGCGGAATGGATGGACGAAGCGGCTGTTTCCACCATCCATGGCTGGTGCAACCGCATGCTCAGCGAACACGCCTTCGACAGCGGCAGCCTGTTTCGCCAGACCCTGGAAACCAGCCAGACCGATCTGCTGGACAACGTGGTGCGGGATTACTGGCGCACCTTCGTGTATCCGCTGCCGCCTGAGTTGATGAGCGAGGTGCTGGACAACTGGAAAACCCCGGAAAGCCTGCGCCAGTCCGTTCGTAACCTGTTGCCTCATGTCGATGCCCTGCCTGTGCCAGAGCGTGATCCGGTGGCGGCCGCGGAGCACGCGAAAACCCGGCGTGAGCAGAGACTCAAGGAGCTGAAAGCCCCCTGGCCCGCGTGGTGTGATGAGCTGGATGAGTTACTGGTGGAAACCGCAAAGCGCAAACCAAAGCCATTGCACGGCGGCACTAAAAATTCCATCCAGAAGGCCGTGGACTGCCTGCGGGAATGGGCCACCACCGACGCTGCCGAACCCCATGATTTCCTGTCCAGAAGTCGCCCCAAAGGCTTCGACACCCTGGAAGCCGACGCCTTCGCGGAAAAATGGACCGGCGATGACGAGCCGCCCCATCATCCGGCCATGGACGCCATCGCCGAGCTCAAACCGGCCCTGAAAGCCATGCCGGTGGCAAAACCGGACATCCTAAACCACGCTGCCTGCTGGATTGCCAAACGTCTGGACAGTGAAAAACAGCGTCTCGCCAGTATGGGCTTTGACGACCTGCTCACCCGCCTGGATGAAGCCCTTGGCGGCCCCCAGGGCGGGCGACTGGCCGAGACCATTCGCCGCCAGTTTCCGGTGGCGATGATTGACGAATTCCAGGACACCGACCCGGTCCAGTACCGGATCTTTGATCGCATCTACCGGGTGGCCAGTAATGATCAGGACACCAGCCTGCTGATGATCGGCGACCCCAAACAGGCCATTTATGGTTTCCGGGGTGCGGATATCCATACCTACCTGGACGCCCGCCGTGCCGTCAGCAGCCGCACCTACACCCTGGGCACCAACTTCCGCTCCGCTGTTGCCATGGTGGATGGCGTCAACCGAGTGTTTGCCCGGGCGGACCAGTCGCTGCCGGAAGGGGCATTCCTGTTCCGTACCGGTGAAGACAACCCGCTGCCGTTCAGCCCGGTGAATGCCAGGGGCACGGACCAGCAGTGGTGCGTGCGGGGCCAGCCACAACCACCACTGACGTTCTGGACCCTGGCGGATGACCGACCTATTGCCAAGGAAGCGGGCAGGGAGGCGATGTCGGATGCCTGCTCGGCGGAGATTGCCCGCCTGCTGAATATGGGGCAGGCCAGTGAGGCCGGGTTCGGGGCTGACGGCAAGCCGCTGGAGCAGTTGCGACCAGAACACATTGCCATCCTGGTGAACAAGCGTGATGAGGCGGATGCCGTCAGGCGGGCATTGAGTGCACGGGGCATTCGTAGTGTGTACCTGTCAGACCGCAATTCGGTGCTGCAATCGGCGCAGGCGATGGAGTTATTGCAATGGCTGCAGGCCTGCGCCGAGCCCGGCCAGCTGTCACTGATTCGCGCGGCGCTGGCCACACCCACCATGGGCCTGGCCTACCAGGACCTGGACCGGCTGCTCAGCGACGAGAACGCGCTGGACAGGGAGATCAACCGCTTCCAGGGCTACCGGGAACTCTGGCAACAGCAGGGCGTGCTGCCGATGCTGCGACGCCTGCTCATGGACTACGAAGTGCCGGCCAAATTGCTGGCGGGGCCGGACGGTGAGCGCGGGTTGACTGACATCCTGCATATTGCCGAACTGCTGCAGCAGGACAGCCAGCAGCTGGACGGTGAACATGCCCTGATCCATCACTACACCGAGATGCTGCGGCAATCCGACGACGAGGACGAACACCGCACCATGCGCCTGGAAAGTGACGCCGGGCTGGTCAAGGTGGTCACCGTGCACAAGTCCAAAGGTCTGGAATATCCGCTGGTGTTCCTGCCGTTCGCCACCGAATTCCGTGAGGAGAAACCGAACCAGGCCTTCATCAAGTACCACGACGATGAGGGCAAACTCCGTATTTCCCTGGAACCGGATGACGACACTCTCGCCCGGGCTGACCGTGAACGACTGGGTGAGGATATCCGCAAATTCTATGTCGCCCTGACCCGCTCCCGCCACGCCACCTGGGTAGGCGCCGCCGGTATCAAAGGCTGGCGCCAGAGCGGCCTGGGGCACCTGGTGGGCCGTGAGGCCAGTGAGGACGACACTGATCTGATGCCCTTCCTGCAGACTATGGCCGCCGGTGAGCCCGCGATCAAGGTGGCGCCGGTGCCTGAGCCCGGGGACGATGTTTATCCCGGTGAAGCGGAGCCAGAGCTTGGTAAGGCTCTGGAGCCCGTGCGTGAAGCGAAGGAAAACTGGTGGATTGCCAGCTACTCCGCTATCACCTATGGCGCCCGCAGTCGTATTGGTGACGATTTTGCCCCCGCCAGTGAGGACCCGGAACAGGAGAACCTGCGGGAGGAATATGAAAACACAGGCACCGATATCGCCGCCTCAACCGAGGCATTGGCCAAAGGCCCGCTGCCCTTCAACCAGCACAGCTTCCCCAGGGGGGCAGGCCCGGGCACCTTCCTTCACGATATTCTGGAGTGGTGCGCCACCCAGGGATTCCGAAAGGTAGCCGACACACCGGATGACCTCCATGAACTGCTGGAACGTCGCTGCAAGCTGCGCAACTGGAGCGACTGGGCGGAGACCCTGAAAACCTGGGTCCACACGCTGGTCACGACGGACATTCCCCTGCCGGATAGCGGGGGGACCTGCTCCCTGGCAGGTCTGGAAACTTTCCGACCGGAGCTGGAATTCTGGTTCGAAAGCCACCAGGTGAATACCCGCACCATGGACAAACTGGTTCGCCAGCACACCCTGAATGGCGAGAACCGGCCGGAAGCCCACGAAACCACTTTTAACGGCATGCTCAAGGGCTTTATTGACCTGGTGTTCGAATATGGGGGCCGCTACTACGTGCTGGACTACAAGTCCAACGTCCTGGGGGAGGATGACCAGGCTTATACGAACGACGTGATGAGAGAGAAAATCCTCGAACATCGATATGACCTGCAGTACGTCATTTACCTGCTGGCACTGCATCGCCTGCTGAAGTCGCGACTGCCGGACTATGACTACGACACCCACGTTGGCGGCGCGGTCTACCTGTTCCTGCGAGGATGTGACGCACCTGGCGCCGGCGCCTTCACTGAGCGGCCGCCCCGTGAACTGATCGAGCAACTGGACCGGCTGTTTCGTGGCCAACAGGAGAAGGCAGCATGA
- a CDS encoding META domain-containing protein, with translation MKGTMRIPGYLVTLFAVLWLAGCTSSPARHGSGGDVVAMPLTNTYWQLVSVAGEPVPETDREQKAHILFLDDGRVSGFSGCNQYMGDYRVTGENLLFDSMSSTLRACPDNLTEELLFAAFAKTVGVNLDGIELRLLGEAGEELAVFEASRMR, from the coding sequence ATGAAAGGAACCATGCGGATACCGGGGTATCTGGTAACACTGTTCGCTGTGCTATGGCTGGCCGGTTGCACAAGCTCGCCGGCCAGGCATGGCTCGGGCGGCGATGTGGTCGCGATGCCGCTGACCAATACCTACTGGCAGCTGGTGAGTGTTGCCGGTGAACCTGTGCCGGAAACCGACCGTGAGCAGAAAGCCCATATTCTGTTCCTGGATGATGGCCGGGTGAGCGGCTTCAGTGGCTGCAACCAGTATATGGGCGACTACCGGGTAACGGGCGAAAACCTGCTGTTTGATTCCATGAGCAGCACCCTCCGGGCGTGCCCGGATAACCTGACGGAAGAATTGCTGTTCGCGGCATTCGCCAAGACCGTGGGCGTTAACCTGGACGGTATCGAGTTAAGGTTGCTGGGTGAGGCCGGAGAAGAGCTGGCGGTATTCGAGGCCTCGCGGATGAGATAG
- a CDS encoding alpha/beta fold hydrolase — translation MATSDIHVFLSHGLESGPGGTKVQALKAEAETFPGVTAIALDHRNTKVPMERLQQMKEAMAEAGASPERTVLVGSSMGGWVCARTSAETPVLGCFLLAPALAMSAYPQSSPRIQARHTQIIHGWDDDVVLPMPVMELAREQKLPLLVLPDGHRLENSLERLVSEFRIFMTGCLATN, via the coding sequence ATGGCGACATCTGACATTCACGTATTCCTGTCCCACGGACTGGAGAGCGGCCCCGGAGGTACCAAGGTGCAGGCCCTGAAAGCGGAAGCGGAAACCTTCCCCGGGGTCACCGCAATCGCGCTGGACCATCGCAACACGAAAGTCCCCATGGAGCGCCTGCAGCAAATGAAAGAGGCCATGGCAGAGGCGGGGGCCAGTCCGGAGCGCACCGTCCTGGTCGGTTCCAGCATGGGGGGCTGGGTGTGCGCCCGTACCAGTGCCGAAACCCCGGTGCTGGGGTGTTTCCTGCTGGCACCCGCGCTGGCAATGTCCGCCTATCCCCAGTCCAGCCCGCGGATTCAGGCCCGGCATACCCAGATCATTCACGGCTGGGACGATGATGTGGTGCTACCCATGCCGGTGATGGAACTGGCCCGGGAACAGAAGCTGCCATTGCTGGTGCTGCCGGACGGGCATCGGCTGGAAAACAGCCTGGAGCGGCTGGTGAGTGAATTCAGGATTTTCATGACCGGCTGCCTGGCGACAAACTGA
- the recD gene encoding exodeoxyribonuclease V subunit alpha codes for MTGESGYIQDLFDEVPAHTAPLPGSAPDALTLLDVWVERDWIRALDHAFAAFVCDIVSEQGEQPSAMLALLAAMVSHQVGRGHVCLDINHLCRDTEPTLVLPPEGAGALPADSLRPSDLFADVSPGELVALLGQSSAVGDGEQATPLILDGSRLYLRRFWRYEQAIAAGIRVRLADRTELVDSSLLARALDTLFGTGQEPDYQKIACALAARNRFSVITGGPGTGKTTTVVNLLAALQSVARESAGADGVSPYLRIRLSAPTGKAAARLSESIGGAVDRLPLDRLPGRPDRSAIPTQVTTLHRLLGSRPGSRTFRHNEDHPLPLDILVIDEASMVDVDLMASVFAALPHKARLIMLGDKDQLASVDAGAVLGELCQRAEAAHYLPETAQWLESVTGCQLPSPLTDTEGLPLDQAVAMLRKSYRFDEHSGIGVLATATNAGKLDRQLISQCREQAFEDVAWLTADSGSARAGENAPGTELLANHALTGSRERFRNNGEGRLVNNEPVDPPVGYGHYLRIIRDQKPGAAGETEGREQWDHWATQVLEGFNHFKVLCALRQGPFGVEGLNREIAGRLCSAGLVDRTEGWYEGRPVLITGNDYNLGLMNGDIGVTLSVPWDRNDAGESVDTLRVAFPSSDGSGTIRWISPSRLQSVETVYAMTVHKSQGSEFTHACLVIPDRLTPVLTRELVYTGITRARHWLSLVVSQQGVLKEAVGRGVIRASGLARLLS; via the coding sequence ATGACGGGGGAAAGCGGATACATCCAGGACCTGTTCGACGAAGTGCCGGCGCACACGGCACCCTTGCCTGGCAGTGCTCCTGACGCGCTGACTCTGTTGGACGTCTGGGTCGAGCGCGACTGGATCCGTGCCCTGGATCATGCTTTTGCGGCTTTTGTCTGCGACATTGTCAGTGAACAGGGTGAGCAACCGTCGGCCATGCTGGCATTGCTGGCCGCCATGGTTTCTCACCAGGTGGGGCGTGGACATGTCTGCCTGGATATAAACCACCTTTGCCGCGACACCGAGCCCACGCTGGTGCTGCCCCCGGAAGGCGCGGGCGCACTTCCGGCTGATAGCCTGCGGCCTTCTGACCTGTTTGCCGACGTCAGCCCGGGCGAACTTGTCGCGCTGCTCGGGCAAAGCAGTGCAGTGGGTGACGGCGAGCAGGCGACTCCACTGATACTGGATGGCTCCCGGTTATACCTGCGCCGGTTCTGGCGCTACGAGCAGGCCATTGCCGCCGGCATACGGGTGCGTCTGGCAGACCGCACGGAGTTGGTGGATTCAAGCCTGTTGGCCCGTGCGCTGGATACCCTGTTCGGGACTGGCCAGGAGCCGGATTATCAGAAAATCGCCTGTGCTCTTGCAGCCCGGAACCGGTTCAGCGTGATCACCGGCGGCCCCGGTACTGGCAAGACCACCACGGTGGTGAACCTGCTGGCGGCCCTGCAGTCGGTGGCCCGTGAGTCGGCTGGCGCTGATGGTGTCAGCCCCTACCTGCGTATTCGCCTGTCGGCACCTACGGGCAAGGCCGCTGCAAGGCTGAGCGAGTCCATCGGTGGTGCGGTGGATCGCCTGCCCCTGGACCGGCTGCCGGGCCGGCCCGACAGGAGCGCTATTCCCACCCAGGTCACCACACTGCACCGGTTACTGGGTAGCCGGCCAGGTTCGCGGACGTTTCGTCATAACGAGGATCACCCTCTGCCGCTGGATATTCTGGTCATCGATGAAGCCTCGATGGTCGATGTGGACCTGATGGCCTCGGTGTTCGCGGCGTTGCCCCATAAGGCCCGGCTGATCATGTTGGGCGACAAGGACCAGCTGGCCTCGGTGGATGCCGGCGCGGTGCTGGGGGAGCTCTGTCAGCGTGCCGAGGCTGCCCACTACCTGCCGGAAACGGCGCAATGGCTGGAATCGGTCACCGGATGCCAGTTGCCATCGCCGTTGACGGATACCGAAGGCCTGCCCCTGGACCAGGCGGTTGCCATGCTCCGCAAGAGCTATCGCTTTGACGAACACAGCGGTATCGGCGTGCTGGCCACAGCCACCAACGCAGGCAAACTGGACAGGCAGCTGATCAGCCAGTGCCGGGAACAGGCCTTTGAAGACGTGGCCTGGCTCACGGCGGATAGTGGTTCTGCCCGCGCTGGCGAAAACGCACCGGGCACGGAGCTGTTGGCGAACCACGCCCTCACAGGCAGCCGGGAACGTTTCCGGAACAATGGTGAGGGGCGTCTGGTCAATAACGAGCCGGTCGACCCGCCCGTGGGTTATGGCCATTACCTGCGTATCATCCGCGACCAGAAACCCGGCGCCGCCGGTGAAACCGAAGGGCGCGAACAATGGGACCACTGGGCCACCCAGGTGCTCGAAGGGTTTAACCACTTCAAGGTGCTGTGTGCGCTGCGCCAGGGCCCATTCGGGGTGGAAGGGCTTAACCGGGAAATCGCCGGGCGCCTGTGCAGTGCCGGCCTTGTCGATCGAACCGAGGGCTGGTACGAGGGCCGTCCGGTACTGATCACCGGAAACGACTATAATCTGGGCCTGATGAACGGCGATATTGGTGTCACCCTGAGTGTGCCCTGGGATCGCAACGACGCCGGCGAGTCGGTCGATACCCTGCGGGTGGCCTTTCCGTCCAGTGACGGCAGTGGAACCATCCGGTGGATATCCCCAAGCCGGTTGCAGTCAGTGGAGACCGTCTACGCCATGACGGTGCACAAGTCCCAGGGCTCCGAGTTTACCCACGCCTGCCTGGTGATTCCGGACCGCCTGACCCCGGTGCTGACCCGGGAGCTGGTCTACACCGGCATCACCCGTGCCCGTCACTGGCTAAGCCTGGTGGTGAGCCAGCAAGGTGTACTCAAAGAGGCCGTGGGCCGCGGGGTGATCAGGGCATCAGGACTGGCAAGATTGTTGTCGTGA